A stretch of Pseudomonas sp. LS.1a DNA encodes these proteins:
- a CDS encoding sigma-54-dependent transcriptional regulator → MARILIVDDDAAFRDSLAEMLQDLGHAVLQAETTDAGLHRLRTEAVDAAIVDLRLPGEDGLVFLRRAARISQVPCIMLTAYASGGNTIEAMSLGAFDHLTKPVTRAALLETLERALRRAAHTPDRPQAAGASPAAREPVDGTELVSSSEAMRQVFKRIGLAANSDATALILGETGTGKELVARALHRNSGRASGPFVAVNCAAIPADLMESELFGHVKGAFTGAVNDRTGRFREADGGTLFLDEIGDMPLATQAKILRVLQEREITPVGANRVQPVNVRIIVATHRDLPSAVKEGRFREDLWYRLQVVPLWLPPLRERLGDVLLLAEHFLRLLGGDSPKRLSAAAARLLLAHPWPGNVRELRNAMERAAILSHGPVIDVEHIGLQPAAALTPGLDIDWEGPMAQAVARLEREMIVRALAATAGNRAEAARRLGLSRQQLYRKLAEFNLD, encoded by the coding sequence GTGGCCCGAATCCTGATCGTCGACGATGACGCCGCGTTCCGCGACAGCCTTGCAGAAATGCTGCAAGACCTGGGGCATGCGGTGCTGCAGGCTGAAACCACCGATGCAGGCCTGCACCGACTGCGCACCGAGGCCGTGGATGCGGCCATCGTCGATCTGCGCCTGCCGGGCGAGGATGGCCTGGTGTTCCTGCGCCGCGCGGCGCGCATCTCGCAGGTGCCCTGCATCATGCTCACCGCCTATGCGAGCGGCGGCAACACCATCGAGGCGATGAGCCTGGGCGCGTTCGACCACCTGACCAAGCCCGTGACCAGGGCCGCCCTGCTCGAAACGCTCGAACGGGCCCTGCGGCGAGCAGCCCACACCCCGGACAGGCCCCAGGCGGCCGGGGCATCACCTGCCGCAAGAGAGCCCGTGGATGGCACCGAACTGGTCAGCAGCAGCGAGGCCATGCGCCAGGTCTTCAAGCGCATCGGGCTGGCCGCGAACTCCGATGCCACCGCCTTGATCCTCGGCGAGACGGGCACCGGCAAGGAACTGGTGGCGCGGGCCCTGCATCGCAACAGCGGCAGAGCCAGCGGCCCCTTCGTTGCAGTGAACTGCGCCGCGATCCCGGCCGACCTGATGGAAAGCGAGCTGTTCGGGCATGTCAAAGGCGCGTTCACCGGTGCCGTCAATGACCGCACCGGGCGCTTTCGTGAGGCCGATGGCGGCACCCTGTTCCTCGACGAAATAGGCGATATGCCGCTGGCCACGCAGGCGAAGATCCTGCGGGTGCTGCAGGAACGCGAGATCACCCCCGTGGGCGCCAACCGCGTCCAGCCGGTGAACGTGCGCATCATCGTGGCCACCCACCGGGACCTGCCCAGCGCGGTCAAAGAGGGGCGCTTCCGCGAAGACCTGTGGTACCGCCTGCAGGTAGTGCCCCTGTGGCTGCCGCCGCTGCGTGAGCGCCTGGGCGACGTGCTGCTGCTGGCCGAACACTTTCTACGCCTGCTGGGCGGCGACTCGCCCAAGCGCTTGAGCGCGGCGGCAGCCCGCTTACTGCTGGCCCATCCCTGGCCTGGCAACGTGCGCGAACTGCGCAACGCCATGGAGCGCGCGGCCATCCTCAGCCACGGCCCGGTCATCGATGTCGAACACATCGGGTTGCAGCCAGCGGCTGCGCTCACCCCGGGCCTGGACATCGACTGGGAAGGCCCCATGGCACAGGCCGTTGCCCGCCTGGAGCGCGAAATGATCGTCCGCGCCCTGGCTGCGACGGCAGGCAACCGCGCAGAGGCGGCGCGGCGCCTCGGGCTGTCTCGCCAGCAGCTCTACCGCAAGCTGGCCGAGTTCAATCTGGACTAA
- a CDS encoding sensor histidine kinase — translation MTSGASHQRKPDLSLQPSVRRDLLILWLSIAAVALVLGWLLLVISRQGAGPQIAQARQLTSTSCQALQAGAARVRQQLPSAQDQPSLMTPAAAQAVLDLALRDQPGMEGGFWRADAGVVAYAFPTYDGTGIKRDPPSAELERIASTAQRAQDSASLVADVRPGLREAVAFAACPVETADRQLIAWTLMRVPLLATETVNTLILAVSLLLALVVVSGAWLGWMISRWQRQSAHLRKQLAQSERLATLGRVSAGLAHEIRNPLGTMRMKVENAIAAPADRREARVAGALEAVLSQTARLETLVSSLLALTQPFHAERQAVDLQAWLEERRDAHAEAAQKKGVRITLAVEPGLTASAKEVALFDPAQMARVFDNLLLNALAHTEERGEIELGAHRTRRGALLLWVADDGCGIPADLRDTLFEPFATNRAGGTGLGLALVREIVQGHVGRVGLAKSTKGTRIEMELPWPES, via the coding sequence TTGACCAGCGGTGCCTCACATCAAAGGAAACCTGACCTGTCGCTGCAACCCTCCGTTCGACGTGATCTGCTGATTCTGTGGCTTTCCATTGCCGCCGTTGCGCTGGTGCTGGGATGGCTGCTGCTGGTCATCAGCCGCCAAGGCGCCGGCCCGCAGATTGCGCAGGCACGCCAACTCACCTCGACCAGTTGCCAGGCGCTGCAGGCAGGTGCAGCACGCGTTCGCCAGCAACTTCCGTCTGCGCAAGATCAACCCTCTCTCATGACCCCAGCTGCAGCGCAGGCGGTGCTTGATTTGGCACTGCGCGATCAGCCGGGCATGGAGGGCGGCTTCTGGCGAGCGGATGCGGGCGTGGTGGCCTACGCGTTCCCAACCTACGACGGCACGGGAATCAAGCGCGATCCGCCGAGTGCCGAGTTGGAGCGCATTGCCTCCACGGCCCAACGCGCGCAGGATTCCGCAAGCCTCGTGGCAGACGTGCGACCGGGTTTACGCGAAGCCGTGGCTTTCGCCGCATGCCCTGTGGAAACCGCTGACCGGCAGCTGATCGCCTGGACCCTGATGCGCGTGCCGCTTTTGGCCACAGAAACAGTCAACACCTTGATCCTCGCGGTGAGCCTGCTGCTGGCGCTGGTCGTGGTCTCCGGCGCATGGCTGGGCTGGATGATTTCGCGTTGGCAGCGCCAGTCCGCCCATCTGCGCAAGCAACTGGCCCAGTCCGAACGCCTGGCCACGTTGGGGCGTGTTTCCGCCGGGCTCGCGCACGAAATCCGCAACCCTTTGGGCACGATGCGCATGAAGGTGGAAAACGCGATAGCTGCCCCGGCCGACCGGCGCGAAGCACGTGTGGCTGGCGCCCTGGAGGCGGTACTGTCGCAAACGGCACGCCTGGAGACGCTGGTGTCGAGCCTGTTGGCGTTGACCCAACCGTTCCACGCCGAGCGCCAGGCGGTTGACCTGCAGGCATGGCTGGAGGAGCGGCGCGATGCCCACGCCGAAGCGGCGCAAAAGAAAGGGGTACGAATCACACTGGCAGTTGAACCGGGGCTGACCGCCAGCGCGAAGGAGGTTGCGCTGTTCGACCCAGCACAAATGGCGCGGGTCTTTGACAACCTGTTGCTCAATGCGCTGGCGCACACGGAAGAACGCGGTGAAATCGAACTTGGTGCGCATCGCACACGCCGTGGCGCATTGCTGCTGTGGGTGGCGGACGATGGCTGCGGCATTCCGGCCGACTTGCGCGATACACTGTTCGAACCGTTCGCCACCAACCGCGCTGGAGGTACCGGCCTGGGACTGGCGCTGGTGCGCGAGATCGTGCAGGGGCACGTCGGGCGGGTCGGTCTCGCCAAGTCGACCAAGGGAACGCGTATAGAAATGGAGCTACCGTGGCCCGAATCCTGA
- a CDS encoding malate dehydrogenase, giving the protein MNKLTIVGAGMVGEAAAQIIAREELCRELVLMDVQGEMAQGKALDVWQAAVESGSDTRVYGGAKAEMLQGSELVVITAGVPRKPGQSRQDVLSTNLPILDGIMADIKHHAPTATVLVVSNPVDVLTYRAWSLSGQGRNKVFGQAGVLDTARMKCFIAEQTGFSARDITALVLGGHGDSMVPLMRYCQIGSVPLSHFLSSEQIEQIVERTRKGGGEILGLKKLGSACDAPGVAIAQMVDAIANGRNRILPAVAILQGEYGRTDIAMGVPCLLAEEGLARVIELPLDAQEQAMFDQSADQVARDIAEMKAL; this is encoded by the coding sequence GTGAACAAACTGACAATCGTGGGTGCCGGCATGGTCGGCGAGGCGGCGGCGCAGATCATCGCTCGGGAAGAGTTGTGCCGTGAGCTGGTGTTGATGGATGTGCAGGGCGAGATGGCACAAGGCAAGGCGCTGGACGTGTGGCAGGCGGCAGTCGAGTCGGGGTCCGATACCCGGGTTTACGGCGGGGCCAAGGCTGAAATGCTGCAGGGCTCCGAGCTGGTGGTCATCACCGCAGGGGTGCCGCGCAAGCCTGGGCAGTCGCGGCAGGATGTACTCAGTACCAACCTGCCCATCCTCGACGGCATCATGGCCGACATCAAACACCATGCGCCAACCGCGACGGTGCTGGTGGTGTCCAACCCGGTCGATGTGCTCACCTATCGCGCCTGGAGCCTGAGCGGGCAGGGGCGCAACAAGGTGTTCGGCCAGGCGGGTGTGCTGGATACCGCACGCATGAAGTGCTTCATCGCCGAGCAGACCGGGTTTTCCGCCCGGGATATCACGGCGCTGGTACTGGGCGGGCATGGCGACAGCATGGTGCCGCTGATGCGCTACTGCCAGATCGGTTCGGTGCCGCTGTCACACTTCCTGTCCAGTGAACAGATCGAGCAGATCGTGGAGCGCACGCGCAAGGGCGGTGGCGAGATTCTGGGGTTGAAGAAGCTGGGCAGCGCCTGCGATGCGCCGGGTGTGGCGATTGCACAGATGGTCGATGCGATCGCCAACGGGCGAAACCGCATCTTGCCGGCGGTGGCGATTCTGCAGGGCGAGTACGGGCGCACGGATATCGCCATGGGGGTGCCCTGCCTACTGGCAGAAGAGGGGCTGGCGCGGGTAATCGAGTTGCCGCTGGATGCGCAGGAGCAGGCGATGTTCGATCAATCGGCTGATCAGGTGGCGCGGGATATTGCTGAAATGAAGGCGCTGTAA